A region of Micromonas commoda chromosome 4, complete sequence DNA encodes the following proteins:
- a CDS encoding predicted protein, with protein MAYLDDWYSTLAKNLKAGSTKRFFWKGYEGAPGEMEKATSLFKDVLDTITGRNEKKIKPLALRWISERVVEPSVFSACLTPGSTSMPIIRQAEFDSPAAQYLPKESQTGQLMYVWKTGGVVPPRKICIMLPTTGDAFYWFRKQIALDLLSHEIATVIPMFPYYGKRKPKDQFHHIIPSVSDFFVQICSGVLEAAAIGSWAAAEFPEVETVFTGVSMGGSVANVAAILAASNSGSKVGTCCVVATCSATSFLTGVLHNRIAWKELSEAPRGVADELKNLVAVENVSEQVKMMTKENGEELLPTEQNLADTIEVLNLVRIVRLMEETKRDLGGQLPMLDAVGGKVKNSEVF; from the exons ATGGCATATCTCGACGACTGGTATTCAACGCTTGCAAAAAACTTGAAAGCAGGTAGCACAAAGCGGTTCTTCTGGAAGGGATATGAAGGGGCCCCTGGGGAAATGGAAAAGGCGACCTCGTTGTTCAAGGATGTGTTGGACACGATCACAGGAAGGAATGAGAAAAAGATCAAACCGCTCGCTCTTCGCTGGATTTCTGAGCGTGTTGTCGAGCCTTCTGTGTTCTCTGCTTGCCTCACGCCCGGCAGCACGAGCATGCCGATCATCCGGCAGGCGGAATTCGACAGCCCAGCGGCGCAGTATCTGCCGAAAGAGAGTCAAACTGGCCAACTCATGTATGTGTGGAAAACTGGAGGGGTGGTGCCGCCCCGAAAAATTTGCATCATGTTGCCAACGACGGGGGACGCCTTCTACTGGTTTCGAAAACAGATTGCCCTTGACCTACTCTCGCACGAAATTGCAACCGTCATCCCCATGTTTCCTTATTACGGAAAACGCAAACCCAAGGACCAGTTCCACCACATAATTCCCTCCGTGTCCGACTTCTTTGTGCAAATTTGCTCTGGGGTGCTCGAGGCGGCTGCGATTGGCTCCTGGGCTGCGGCAGAATTCCCGGAAGTGGAAACAGTTTTCACCGGGGTGAGCATGGGTGGGAGCGTCGCTAATGTCGCAGCGATTCTGGCAGCTTCGAACAGCGGTTCGAAAGTGGGAACTTGttgcgtcgtcgccacctgTTCAGCCACGAGTTTTCTCACTGGCGTCTTGCACAACCGAATCGCCTGGAAGGAACTCAGTGaagccccgcgcggggttgCCGACGAGCTGAAGAATCTCGTGGCTGTGGAGAATGTGTCGGAGCAAGTGAAAATGATGACCAAGGAAAACGGAGAAGAGCTCCTTCCCACGGAACAGAATTTGGCAGATACAATCGAGGTTTTGAATCTCGTGAGAATAGTTCGTCTGATGGAGGAAACAAAGAGAGATTTGGGCGGGCAGCTTCCAATGCTGGATGCTGTG GGAGGGAAAGTGAAGAACTCGGAGGTGTTCTAA
- a CDS encoding predicted protein: MPRDDLLISLNEREFIVKALQEEELRVDGRGPFDTRPVSYRFGPKDGMCEVQLGDTRVLAVVSAKLEPPSGARGNEGTITINVEFSPMASPNFEPGRPGEQAQELALVLERAIRETGAVDVESLCVLAGRRVWHVRCDVHVLDACGNIAGAASLAADAALLSFRRPEATVSPDTQLITVHPADVREPVPLALHHLPVAITFGYFAEQDGLVIADPTVNEEMVIGSELVVVLNAHDELCAVRYGGEVAVKPSEISRCVRIASRISKDLTKDLKKAHAAWEVERDKRRVRRHY, translated from the coding sequence ATGCCGCGGGACGATTTGCTGATCTCACTGAATGAGCGCGAGTTCATCGTCAAGGCGCTGCAGGAGGAGGAActccgcgtcgatgggcGCGGTCCTTTCGACACGCGGCCGGTCTCCTACCGGTTCGGCCCGAAGGATGGGATGTGCGAGGTGCAGCTCGGGGACACGCGGGTGCTCGCGGTCGTGAGTGCTAAGCTCGAGCCACCCTCCGGTGCTCGTGGCAACGAGGGTACCATCACCATTAACGTTGAGTTCTCACCTATGGCTTCACCGAACTTCGAGCCCGGGCGGCCAGGGGAGCAGGCGCAGGAGCTCGCTCTCGTGCTCGAGCGAGCGATTCGCGAGACGGgagccgtggacgtcgagtcGCTGTGCGTCCTGGCCGGACGCAGGGTATGGCACGTCCGGTGCGATGTCCACGTGTTGGATGCGTGCGGAAAtatcgcgggcgcggcgtcgctcgccgccgacgccgcactGCTGTCGTTCCGAAGGCCCGAGGCGACGGTCAGCCCCGATACCCAGCTCATCACAGTCCACCCCGCAGATGTTCGGGAACCCGTGCCTCTCGCACTCCATCACCTCCCCGTCGCGATCACCTTCGGATACTTCGCCGAGCAGGACGGACTGGTCATCGCCGACCCGACGGTGAACGAGGAGATGGTCATCGGGAGCGAGCTCGTGGTGGTCCTCAacgcgcacgacgagctCTGCGCGGTGCGTTACGGCGGTGAGGTCGCGGTCAAACCTTCGGAGATTAGCCGATGCGTCAGGATCGCGTCGAGGATATCGAAGGATCTGACCAAGGACCTCAAGAAGGCTCATGCGGCGTGGGAGGTGGAGCGCGACAAaagacgcgtgcgacgccacTAC
- a CDS encoding predicted protein, translated as MPIPGLSGITDEDLFVTLNLCLCGWAILALPPSWRPARWDSSVLALSAAFASLYTATLVHAVYFERGAVPEGSGFGSLDGVVNLFKSRTVVFSGWVHYISLDLLAGLYIAKDAERARVPHLVVLVCLPLTLFAGPPRGVELGLHMEVTVARLLTFYGIATTLCAMMVVWVTFAPGSCTTSFIAAKTTRKGLHDVYEDKLDSWSRVVPHSLVTKYRENGLVCMLHVLPSVLWSGLVPLQLNQWIRKHRPRLHRRVGRILIAVSASMTVGYVLIHVRGLHFHTNDFSTLKQGEGLSVLAPWFWPFLGRCMHTWTFGMTGSKDPAAFAFVTFETCAAVYWLVTAGVAGYYARKGRGNTTVAQKIYIFRHRSWAIRHVAAGLSVATQRVFIGASHGWCRYHSLRCEDAASQKGIFADSLTLGVLTCLTLGEIAIRDSRSKVALDMRSKAD; from the exons ATGCCCATCCCGGGTCTCAGCGGTATCACTGACGAGGATCTCTTTGTGACACTGAATCTCTGCCTCTGCGGCTGGGCTATACTTGCACTGCCCCCGAGTTGGCGTCCAGCACGCTGGGACTCCTCCGTTCTCGCCCTGAGCGCCGCTTTCGCATCTCTCTACACAGCCACTTTGGTGCACGCCGTCTACTTCGAACGAGGGGCCGTGCCTGAAGGGAGCGGTTTCGgcagcctcgacggcgtAGTCAATCTCTTCAAGTCCAGAACAGTAGTGTTCAGCGGCTGGGTGCATTACATCTCCCTAGATCTGCTAGCGGGGCTCTATATCGCGAAAGACGCAGAGAGGGCTCGAGTTCCTCACCTCGTTGTCTTGGTGTGCCTCCCTCTGACTCTCTTCGCGGGGCC ACCAAGAGGTGTTGAGCTGGGTCTTCACATGGAAGTCACGGTGGCACGACTCCTGACGTTCTACGGTATCGCAACCACCCTCTGCGCGATGATGGTAGTTTGGGTGACATTTGCTCCAGGATCGTGCACAACCTCTTTCATCGCAGCAAAAACAACCCGGAAAGGCTTGCATGACGTTTACGAAGACAAGTTAGATTCATGGTCTCGGGTGGTGCCTCATTCACTCGTCACCAAATATCGAGAGAATGGGCTGGTTTGCATGCTGCATGTCTTACCCTCTGTGCTGTGGAGCGGGCTCGTGCCTTTGCAGTTGAATCAATGGATCCGAAAGCATCGTCCTCGACTGCATCGAAGAGTTGGCCGGATTTTAATTGCCGTAAGCGCGTCGATGACCGTAGGGTACGTGCTGATTCACGTTCGAGGTCTTCACTTCCACACAAACGACTTCTCGACATTGAAGCAGGGCGAGGGGCTCTCGGTGTTGGCACCTTGGTTCTGGCCTTTTCTGGGTAGGTGTATGCATACCTGGACTTTTGGGATGACGGGTTCCAAAGATCCAGCGGCGTTTGCTTTTGTCACGTTTGAGACATGCGCGGCTGTTTACTGGTTGGTCACTGCCGGCGTGGCCGGGTACTACGCTCGGAAAGGAAGGGGAAACACAACGGTTGCGCAGAAGATATACATTTTCCGTCATCGTTCCTGGGCAATCAGACATGTTGCTGCGGGTTTATCCGTAGCCACACAGAGGGTTTTTATAGGCGCTTCTCATGGGTGGTGTCGGTATCACTCTTTGAGATGTGAGGACGCAGCTTCACAGAAAGGTATATTTGCAGACTCTTTGACCCTGGGTGTTTTGACGTGTTTGACCCTGGGTGAAATTGCGATCCGGGACTCGCGCTCGAAGGTAGCACTAGACATGCGCTCGAAGGCAGACTGA
- a CDS encoding predicted protein, giving the protein MMSFASAKLNRVHSGCSRRRGCVEKNRRAARICCASSNESDVEATLELPAKGKQAVLELRVEVSKPLPAVEGKGDAREFVRSDGALHSFLQGGPSTPQLLGEGHWRVVAPGFAGKLFFIGPSVEFYPVNEVEILHSDIDDKEWAQVTLALKRGSIEGCPASVVDWINQAYTTDRTTTIVTVDSRMGMVVTSVDVRISIMVPKLFSLVPTHKIEAAMKASALGSTEAALRTVCDAVGEAWMTYHAGGGLTRV; this is encoded by the coding sequence ATGATGAGCTTTGCATCCGCCAAACTCAACCGCGTCCACAGCGGCTGcagtcggcgacgaggatgtGTTGAGAAAAAccgacgggcggcgaggatatGCTGCGCTTCCTCGAATGAATCTGATGTGGAGGCCACACTGGAATTGCCTGCAAAAGGCAAACAGGCTGTGCTGGAACTGCGGGTGGAAGTTTCAAAACCCTTACCCGCCGTAGAGGGGAAGGGGGACGCTCGTGAGTTCGTTCGTTCTGACGGTGCGCTCCACTCCTTTTTACAGGGTGGACCTTCCACTCCACAGCTGCTCGGTGAAGGGCATTGGAGAGTGGTGGCCCCGGGCTTCGCTGGAAAGCTTTTCTTCATAGGACCTTCGGTTGAATTCTATCCGGTGAACGAGGTTGAGATTTTGCACTCCGACATCGACGACAAAGAGTGGGCACAGGTGACTCTCGCATTGAAACGGGGTTCGATTGAGGGGTGTCCAGCTTCAGTGGTGGACTGGATCAATCAAGCGTACACCACCGACCGGACGACAACCATTGTGACTGTGGATTCAAGGATGGGAATGGTGGTGACCTCGGTAGATGTGCGCATCAGCATCATGGTTCCCAAGCTGTTCTCTCTTGTGCCCACTCATAAAATAGAAGCCGCTATGAAGGCTTCGGCGCTGGGGTCAACTGAGGCTGCCTTGAGGACTGTGTGCGACGCTGTGGGGGAGGCGTGGATGACTTATCATGCTGGCGGAGGATTAACGCGCGTTTAG